In one window of Bacteriovorax sp. BAL6_X DNA:
- a CDS encoding DUF4340 domain-containing protein: MQNIKRNYFSASLVSILFITLLFGAVISEFFQAPVITSKELSNLQFLFTSDQVDKVDNISLQSNLGRFSLAKNKNQWIITKPRRINANETIINKLLDSLKNVKIKKIFPKDPINLSNFSLDNPTSIITLKGEDGSDETISFGLINPIDNSTYVVSDKDNAIYHVNAVKFSLEKIDLPSLIDSRVFSYAPSDIRGVTVINSGKLRFEFSRNDKDIWVSGNKALDDEAVQEFLVKLTSFKSNSILDKRTDKMDKAIERYLAKPYFKVIVKIKTGEEIEYDLSWVLTSLPDLNIEKKENFIIRASNREHPFLVSKEYLNVLYKRLRSFRPSPLNKIIY, translated from the coding sequence ATGCAAAATATTAAACGTAATTACTTTTCAGCTAGCCTCGTCTCAATACTCTTTATTACTCTCCTTTTTGGAGCAGTTATTAGTGAATTTTTTCAAGCTCCAGTTATTACATCAAAAGAACTGTCTAATCTTCAGTTTCTATTCACAAGTGATCAAGTTGATAAGGTTGATAATATCTCCCTTCAATCAAACCTAGGACGCTTTAGTCTTGCTAAAAATAAGAACCAATGGATTATTACGAAACCAAGAAGAATTAATGCCAATGAAACAATCATTAATAAACTTTTGGACTCGCTTAAAAATGTTAAAATCAAGAAGATTTTTCCAAAGGATCCAATTAACCTTTCAAACTTCTCTCTCGATAATCCTACTTCAATTATCACGCTAAAAGGTGAAGATGGATCTGATGAAACCATCTCATTTGGTTTAATTAACCCAATTGATAACTCAACCTATGTCGTGAGTGATAAGGACAATGCCATCTATCACGTTAATGCAGTAAAGTTCTCTCTTGAAAAGATTGATCTTCCCTCTCTTATTGATTCACGAGTCTTTAGTTATGCTCCAAGTGATATTAGAGGAGTTACAGTTATTAATTCTGGAAAACTACGCTTTGAATTCAGTCGAAATGATAAAGATATCTGGGTTTCAGGAAATAAGGCCCTCGATGATGAGGCCGTACAAGAGTTCTTAGTAAAGCTTACAAGTTTTAAATCCAACTCTATCCTTGATAAACGAACAGATAAAATGGATAAGGCAATTGAGCGCTATCTGGCCAAGCCATACTTTAAAGTCATCGTTAAGATCAAAACAGGTGAAGAAATTGAGTATGACCTCTCTTGGGTTTTAACAAGCTTACCTGATCTAAACATTGAGAAAAAAGAGAATTTTATTATTCGAGCATCAAATAGAGAGCACCCTTTCTTAGTGAGTAAAGAGTACTTAAATGTTTTATACAAAAGGCTAAGATCTTTTAGACCAAGCCCTTTGAATAAAATTATTTACTAG
- a CDS encoding S8 family serine peptidase, which produces MRLKAFLAPAVVSAMALSPLAADYVPGELIVKLKKDVSVESFFGQSLHGSSLDRRIELTSGDLYVVKFNESLVSIDAIAKQMNERAEVEYAEPNFIYEIVKPIVHTNVLEEILSYSTSSDEGVYYTPADEKFGQLWGLKNTGSNAPRGVSGVEGADVDALRAWEITQGDRAIKIAVIDTGIDYNHPDLRDQMWTNEGEIPGNGIDDDGNGYVDDIHGYDFANNDGDPMDGHSHGTHCAGTIGASHNAIGVAGVMRDVQFVGIKFLTDSGSGSTEAAIKSIDYATKIGVDIMSNSWGGGGRSEALKEAIERANEAGIVFTAAAGNSSTDNDSRPHYPSNYNVDNVISVAATTAADELASFSCYGRSTVHIGAPGHEILSTVKGGRYASYSGTSMATPHVSGVIGLFLSENKGLTPLEIRNKVMVTSDPVAALRGKTINAGRINAYNLLTDTVPERNEPNPEDWETVNVSSFESEHPYLENQTLETTYTVEGAKFMRVRVRKFDLENRYDFIEVRDARGVLVEKITGSGENYTSFFAEGDTLKLVFKSDRSVQKWGFAIDQVDVQY; this is translated from the coding sequence ATGAGATTAAAAGCATTTTTAGCACCCGCTGTTGTTTCAGCAATGGCCCTTTCTCCACTAGCTGCTGATTACGTTCCAGGTGAACTAATTGTAAAGCTAAAGAAAGATGTATCTGTTGAAAGCTTTTTTGGACAATCATTACATGGAAGTTCGCTTGACCGACGTATCGAATTAACGTCTGGTGACTTATATGTAGTTAAGTTTAATGAGTCTCTTGTGTCAATTGATGCAATTGCAAAGCAAATGAATGAAAGAGCAGAGGTAGAGTATGCAGAGCCAAACTTTATCTATGAAATCGTTAAGCCAATCGTACACACAAATGTATTAGAAGAAATCTTAAGCTATAGCACTTCTTCAGATGAAGGTGTTTACTACACGCCAGCTGATGAAAAATTTGGTCAACTATGGGGTCTGAAAAACACTGGTTCAAATGCTCCAAGAGGTGTTTCTGGTGTTGAAGGTGCAGACGTAGATGCACTTAGAGCATGGGAAATTACTCAAGGTGATCGTGCTATTAAGATTGCTGTTATCGATACTGGTATCGATTATAATCACCCAGATCTAAGAGATCAAATGTGGACAAACGAAGGCGAGATTCCAGGTAACGGAATTGATGATGATGGTAACGGGTATGTAGATGATATCCACGGATATGACTTCGCAAATAATGATGGTGATCCAATGGATGGTCACTCTCACGGAACTCACTGTGCTGGTACAATCGGTGCTTCACACAACGCTATTGGTGTTGCTGGTGTTATGAGAGATGTACAATTTGTAGGTATTAAATTCCTAACAGATAGCGGTTCAGGTTCAACTGAAGCTGCAATTAAATCAATTGATTACGCAACGAAAATTGGTGTTGATATTATGTCAAACTCTTGGGGAGGCGGTGGCCGCTCAGAAGCTCTTAAAGAAGCAATTGAAAGAGCTAATGAAGCAGGGATCGTATTTACAGCGGCTGCTGGTAACTCTTCAACAGATAATGATTCACGTCCACACTACCCATCAAACTACAACGTTGATAACGTAATCTCTGTTGCTGCAACAACTGCTGCTGATGAACTAGCAAGCTTTTCTTGTTATGGACGCTCAACAGTACATATCGGTGCTCCAGGACACGAGATTCTTTCAACTGTTAAAGGTGGACGTTATGCATCTTACTCAGGAACTTCAATGGCAACACCACATGTTTCTGGTGTAATTGGTCTATTCCTTTCTGAAAATAAAGGACTTACTCCACTAGAAATTAGAAATAAGGTAATGGTTACTTCTGATCCTGTAGCAGCTCTAAGAGGTAAGACAATCAACGCTGGTCGTATTAATGCTTATAATCTTCTAACTGACACAGTTCCTGAAAGAAATGAGCCAAATCCAGAAGATTGGGAAACTGTAAATGTTTCTTCTTTTGAATCAGAGCATCCATATTTAGAGAACCAAACTCTTGAGACGACTTACACTGTTGAAGGTGCAAAATTTATGAGAGTCAGAGTTCGTAAATTTGATCTTGAGAATCGTTATGACTTTATCGAA